In Flavobacterium sp. GSB-24, the genomic window GAAGAAGTTATTCGTGATGAACTTTTATAAGATTCATCATATTTAATCCAAATCACAAAAAACGAATCTTTTAGATTTAGACAAGAAAACCCAATTCTTTATAAAAACAAGAATTGGGCTGGGTATTATATTTTACAAATCAAAGTCTTTTTTGATCTCTTTGATTGCTTCTTTAACTTGTATTTTAATACTTTTAAAAGTTTCAATTATATCTTTTTTCTTACCTTCTGCTTTTGTCCAAGCTTCAACTTGCAAAATCTCTTCAAAAGCCACATTTAGTCCCATTAAATCTAAAGTAGGCTTTATTTTGTGCGCATATGAATAGGCATATTTATGATCCTTTTTCTTTATTCCCTCTTTAATTTGTTTCAAATCTTCGGGAACTTCTGTAACAAATAAATTTAAAATTTCGTTTACAAATTCAGGATCGTTGTCTGAAAGCGCATACACTTTCGAAAGGTTGTATTTTAAAGCCATTATTTTACTTGTATTCTGAATAATTTTTTATCTTCTAAAAAGCCTTCTAAAACATCATTTGGTTTTACAGTTGCAACACCTTCTGGCGTTCCTGTAAAAATAATATCTCCAATTTTCAATGTAAAAAATTGAGATACATAAGAAACCAGTTCATCTATTTTCCAAAGCATCATGTTTGAATTTCCTTTTTGAACTGTCTCTGCATTTTTTTTCAATTCAAAATTAAGATTTTCCATAGAAACAAAATTAGTTTTTGGCAAAAAATCGCCAATAACTGCCGAACCGTCAAACGCTTTGGCTTTTTCCCAAGGAAGTCCCTTTTCTTTTAATTTACTCTGCAGATCACGTGCTGTAAAATCGATTCCAACACTAATTTCATCATAATATTTATGAGCAAATTTAGGCTCAATATATTTTCCAACCTTATTAATCTTTACGATTATTTCAAGTTCGTGATGAACATCTTCAGAAAACTCTGGAATTACAAACGGATGCTGTTTCAACAAAACTGCCGAATCAGGTTTCATAAAAACCACTGGTTCTGTTGGACGCTCGTTTTTTAATTCCTCTATATGATTGGCATAATTCCTGCCGACACAGATAATTTTCATTTTTTTTTTAGGTTCTAAGATTCTAAGACGGTAAGATTCTAATAAAAACTACGCAAAAAAACTTAGCGACTTATAAACTTAGCGTCTTAGAAACTTATTTCGTATTTAATTTTCTTAATTTAATTGCTGTTAATACTTTTTTGGTATATAAAGGAAAATCAGCATTTTGGATCCAGCTGAAATATCCTGGCTCTGCTTCTAAAACTTTTTCAACTTTAGCACCTTTATGTTTTCCAAAAGTAAAAATTTCTTCATCGTCTTTATCAAAAGCGATCATTCCGGCAAAATCTGCTATTTTTTTACGGGTTGTGAATTCAGACAACGATCTCATATCATTTTCCAATTCTGGATAACGATCTAACTGCGCTTTTAAAATTTCATAAGTCGCCATTGTATCTGCTTCTGCCGAGTGTGCATTTTCCAGACTTTTTCCACAATAAAACTTCAAAGCAGCACTTAAAGTACGTTCTTCCATTTTATGAAAAATAGTCTGAACATCTACAGAAACTTTATTTTTCATATCAAAATCTACTCCTGCACGAAGCAATTCTTCTGCGAGAAGCGGAATATCAAAACGATCTGAGTTAAAACCACCCAAATCACTATCTTTTATCATATTATGAACTTGCGGAGCAAGCTCTGCAAAGGTTGGTTCGTTGGCTACTTTTTCATCTGTAATACCATGAACTGCCGTTGTTTGCGGAGGAATTGGAATTGTTGGATTAACCAACCAGGTTTTACTTTCTTTATTTCCGTTAGGAAAAACTTTAAATATTGAAATTTCTACGATTCTATCTTTACCGATATCAATTCCCGTTGTTTCGAGATCAAAAAAGCAAATTGGCTTGTTTAGTTTGAGTTCCATTTCTAATTTTTATAAGTTTACAAATGTAATTTTTAAAGCCGAATTTCCTCGTTTATTCTCATTTTTTTTGTCGAAAAAAGCTTTCAATTCGCAATTTTAACTTTTCAAAAATAGGTCACCTTCTAGTTGACGCTTTGATTTCTAACCTTTTCTTACAAAAGAAAAATCCGATAAGTTTTTATACTTATCGGATTTAAATCTATACTTATAATATATTTTTAGAAATCTCTATCTACATCGAAAGCTTCTAAATATTCTGCTACTCTTTTCACAAAACTTCCTCCTAATGCCCCATCTACAACTCTATGATCGTAAGAGTGCGACAAGAACATTTTTTGACGGATTCCAATAAAATCTCCTTCTGGAGTTTCTATTACTGCTGGAACTTTACGAATCGCTCCAAGCGCCAAAATTCCCACTTGAGGCTGATTGATAATTGGCGTTCCAAAAACACTTCCAAATGTTCCCACATTTGTAACTGTATAAGTTCCTCCTTGCGTATCGTCTGGTTTCAGTTTTCCAGCTTTCGCACGGTTTCCTAAATCGTTAACCGCTTTTGCCATTCCAACAAGATTTAGTTGATCTGCATTTTTAATTACAGGAACAATTAAATTCCCGTTTGGCAGTGCTGCTGCCATTCCTAAATTGATATTTTTCTTTTTGATGATATAATCGCCATCGACAGAAATATTCATTCCAGGGAAATCTTTCAATGCTTTTGCAACGGCTTCCATCATAATTGGAGTAAAAGTAAGTTTTTCGCCTTCTCTTTTTTCGAAAGCTGTTTTTACTTTATCTCTCCATTTTACAATGTTTGTTACGTCTACTTCAATAAACGATTGTACGTGAGCAGAAGTTTGAACCGAAGCTGTCATGTATCCTGAAATCAGTTTACGCATTCTGTCCATTTCTACAATTTCGTCGCCTCCATTTACAGAAACTGGAACCGCCTGCTGACTTTTTTGTACAACTGGCTCTGGTGTCTGAACTGCTTTTGGCGCTTCAACAATAGGTTTAGGAGCTTCAACTGTTTGTGGTGATGCTGTAACACCAGATTTACGATCTTCTATATATTTTAAAATATCTTCTTTTGTAACTCGGCCGTCTTTTCCAGATCCAGCCATGTTTTCTAACTCATTTAGAGAGATATTTTCTTCTTTCGCGATGTTTTTTACTAATGGAGAAAAGAATTTTTCTGATCCTGAAAAATCTTCTGCAGTGGTTACAGTTTCTTTTACTGCTTCAATTGTTTTTTCAATTTCAGCCGCCGCTTCAGGAACAGCAGTTTCTTCAACCGAACTTGTTTCTGGAGCTGGTGCCGCACCGCCTTCAGTTTCAATAATAGCAATAGTCTGCCCTACTTGTACCAAATCATCTTTACCAAACAACTGCTCAACTAAAATTCCTGATACTTCGCTAGGTACTTCACTGTCAACCTTATCTGTTGCAATTTCAAGTACTGCTTCATCAGCTTCAATTTTGTCTCCAACTTCTTTCAACCAATTTGTAATAGTTGCTTCAGCGACACTTTCTCCCATTTTTGGAAGCTTTAATTCAAATCTTGCCATATTGTTATTCTAAAGGATGATTTTGATTTTCTGATTGCGAAATTACTGAAAAAATTAAATATAAATTACACTTTGTATAATTTTTACTTAATTTTTCTGATTTCCCCTCTCCCATTTCTTAAATTACTTCCAATAATAAAAGCTGTTCTTTTAGGGAAAATCTTAAAAGTAATGTTCTTATCTTTAAGAGTTTCTATTATATTGATACATTTTTTGAATGAAACATATTGATTATCCAAAATGATCTCTGTCTTTTTACCCTTTAAAATCAGGCACGAATTTACCATTTTTTCTTTTTTCAAATTCAAAAAACTAACTTTATTTTCTAAAATCGAAGCTAGTTTTTCAGATAAATTCGCATTTTCAGAGTACAAAATATAGCATTCTGGCAATGGTTTTTCTTTTACATTTCCCTGAAACATTTTTACAATAGAGAAAAACCAAGTTCCAACTTGAATGAAAAAACTAAAAAACCATGATTTCTTAAAATGTTTCGCATAAAAGAAATTCATAGCTTCCTGAAAACGTTTCATGTATTTTTCGTCTTTTATTGTGCTTTCTCCCTTATAATGCAAAACTGTGGTATCGTGAAAATAAAAGTTGTTTTTCCCTTTCTGAAGCGCACGATATGACAAATCGATATCGTCGGCATACATAAAACAATCTTCATCAAAACCATTTAAATCTTGATATAATTTACTTTCTAAAAACATAAAAGCCCCAACTAGAATATCAACTTTTCCCGTTTCGTTTTCACTTAAATGCTGTGCGTAATATTGATTAAAAAGTTTTATTTTGGGAAAGATTTTATACAACCCAAAAACTTTAGTAAATGCAACCCAAGGCGTGGGAATACCGCGTTTACTTTCTGGCAGAAAATTTCCTGTCCCGTCAATTAATTTACAGCCTATAATGCCGAGATTGGGCTGCCTTTCGGCGAAAGCCAGAACCTTCGTAAAGGTATCTTCTGCAACAACAGTATCGGGATTTAATATACAGATGTAGTTTCCTTTCGCTTGACGAAAACCAATATTATTCCCTTTCGGGAAACCAAAATTTTCTTTGTTTTGAATCAAAGTAACTTCTGGAAATTTTTCCTGCATCATCAAAACACTTTCGTCTGACGAATTATTATCTACAACAATAATTTCGGCCTCAATTGCAGCAATCGCTTCCTGAACACTTAAAATGCATTGCTCCAGAAAGTAACGGACATTATAATTGAGAATAATAATCGATAACTGCATGAATATTTGATCTGTAAATTTGGGTCGAAAGTTAGAAATTTTCTGATAACCCCAAACGCAATGACCAATCGTTTTTACTAATTCCGTAATCCAGCGCGAGATTGCTGCCATTTCGTTTGTTCCATTTGATCCGAATTCCTGTTCCCACAGCTGGATTCCATTTTTTAAAATCGTAAGTATCCAACTTAGAAACCGAGGAAATATTGGTAAAAAATACGGCACCAAAAAATCCATTTCGGCTAATATCCGTTCTATATTCGGTTTCAAAATAAATCAATGCATTACTTCTATATCTGTTTTTGGTAAAACCGCGCCCTGTTTTTCCGTCGCGGTCCCAGCCAATACTTGGAAGATCTAAATAATGTGGTTTTCCGCCAAAGGTTGACCAATAAAAAGCTCTTGATGCCCAGACTCTGTGTTTGGTTGTACTAAATGAATGATATTTTCGAGCATCAATATACAATGACTGCCATTTATCTCCTTCCACTCCGCTGGTGTTAATTCGCAAATCGGCTTCTACATACAATCCTTGTTCTGGATTTATAATATTTTTTCGAGAATCGTATAAACCTTGAACAGCAAAACCAAAAGAACTTTCATCAGAATAATTGCCATTCATATATTTAAAATAATCTGTTTCTTCATCTATATAAGATTCTTCAGAAATATTCTGGTAATTATCAAAAAGAAAACCGACTCCCAAACGATAATTACCAATAATTTTTCTGGTTATGAACTGATAAAAACGCCACTGCTGATAATCGAGAGTTGACATTTCTTTTTTTGACTCATGTTCGCCCAATCCATAAGTAAGCTGCGGATAAATCATATACCGATAATCTCCAATAAAATTCCACTTATCTTCACTGGTATAAACATAAGTCTGAATAGGAAAAACATATTGTTTCGTAAAACTGAAATAAGGGGAAAATGTAACCTGAGACATTTTAGTTTTTTGATGATCTTCGCCTAAATAAAATGTAGTTAAAAAAGAAACCACTAAACCTGTATTGGAATTTACATCTACAGGAACTGGCAGCAAAGAGAATGCTAGTTTTTTTTGATTGTCTTTTTTGATTGTATCATTTTTATCAAAAATTCTATGAATAACATCTAGAATGTCTCGATTTCCCATACTTATACTATCGTTTTGCGCATTACAAAACGAGGCGATTAAGAAAAAAGAGAGTGCTGATACAATTCTTAAACTATTCACTTACAATATTTTAAAAACACTTCTTACAAATTTAAAACTTTATTAAGAATTATAGTCAAATTTTTAAGTGAATAAAAAAGAATTTTAAAATGAATAGAAAAAGTTACATTTGAATATCTAAACATTTGATTTTAAACTCCTATGCGTTATCTATTTGTGTACTTTTTACTTTTTTCCCTTTTTTGTTTTTCTCAAAATGATCAACAAAAGCAAGATCTTGTAAAGTCGAATAGATGGTTTATAGCTGGTCCTGTTAAAGAGAATGAAGAAACAATTAATTCTGTTCGTCTACAAAAAGGAATTGTTTCTGTTACTGCGAAAGATAATCCAAAAGGCGAAATAGAACTGAATGTAATGATCACAGCATCTGAAACGAATGACGGAATTTCTACAAATCTTTCCAGCGAATCAAAGTATGTTGAAATTACGTATCAATCTACTCAGATTATAAAATTACAAGCCAGAGAAGGAAATCCTGAAGGAACTGGCTGTGTGCACGGCGGTTCTCACCCAAGAGTTAGTCTGCCTGCATCTCCAAACCACTTTAGAACGATAAAAATTCCTTGGTCAAATTTCAAACAAGACGAACTTCCAGATGGAAAAGTTTTAGATATTCACAATTTATGCAAATTCAACTTTGTAAATTACAATCCAGTTTCTGGAGATATATTACGGATAAAATCGGTCTTTTTTTAGTTTTCAGTCACAGTGACAGTTTTCAGTTTTTAACACTGAATACTGAGACTGGAAACTGAGACCGAGACTGAGACTGAATACTAACTAAAGATGCAGCTGAATTTTATATTTGTTCAAGATTTTCATCACGAAAAGCATAATCGTAGAAAATACCAAAGACCAAATAATCCCAGGAACTCCCTCTCTAAAATATCCCGGAATAATATGAATATTGAATGCTTTACAGAAATAATAAATAACGCCCGGCAAAATATAAATCAATAACGGATTTGCAGCGGCCGGCATAAAAAAGTCACTCCATTTTGTCTGTTTTTTAACTTCCATTAACCAATACAGAAAGTAAAATAAGATTGTGCAAATTCCTGCTGACAGCATTGTCCAAGATGGAGTTCCGTGTATTTTTGATATCCCGAAATAAGGTCGGAGAGCAAATCCAACGGTAAAAAACAAAACTATAAAACCAATAACCGGCCAATTCATTTTGTTTTCGATTTTTCGGTCAAAAAACAATAACGAAATAATTATCCCTGCAGAGGCTAAAGCAGCATGTGTAAGATGACCTGCAATAAAGCTGAGCCATGAAATGTTTTGAACAAATGAATTTTCGGTAAGATTTAAAGAATTCATTACCACGCAAAAAACTAAAAATCCGATCATTGCCCAAAGATTTCCAGACACCAGCCAATAATAAACCACTGTAAAAAGATATGCCCATCCTATAAGTCCTAAAATTCCCCACCATTTTGGAGTCATTCCTCTTTCTCCCGTGTCTTGAATGTACAGAAAGTAAAGTGCAATTAAAACCAAAATTCCACCGTATTGAAGTACATTTTTGAGCCAGAAAGGAAAATCTCTGGGATATTTATTCCAAATCGGAATTGGCATGGCATACGCCAAAAGTCCCCAAAAAGCAGGTGCAATTATCATTTTAGAAGCATCATAACCATATTCGGCATTAACCATAAAAACACCAATAATTATAAGTGCCAAAGCTCGTTTGAAAGTATGGGTCCAAATTGTTTTTGTAGTATCTCCTTTTAGTAATCTGGCATTAAAAGCAAACGGAATTGACATTCCGACAATAAATAAAAAAGCAGGAAAAACTAAATCTACAAAAGTCATTGCATCTGCATCTGCAGGCATGTGTTTCATCCATTGAGGAACATTTTGAATACTTGCCAGTTCATTTACAAAAATCATTACAAAAATTGTAATTCCACGCAAAGCATCTATAGAAATAATTCTCTGATTAAACAAATTCGTTTTTATTTTCATAATTTTTTACTTTTTTACTAAAAATCAAATATAGTATAATTCTAAAATGTCTTATTACAATTTCTATGTTAATTTTGTCACTTATAAATTGAGTTACATAGCTTTACCCCATGTTCACATTCTTTAAATCGAAACCTGCATTAAAAGACTTGCTTGACGGCAGTTTTGTTGACATTCATTCTCACCTTATACCAGGAATTGATGATGGTGCTAAATCTCTTGCGAAATCTATTGAACTTACTAAATCTTTTCAAAAATTAGGAATAAGTCAAATTATCACGACACCGCATATCAGTCATTATGTTTGGAATAACTCTTCTGAAATTATACAATCAAAACTTCAGGAAACACAAAATGCATTAGAAGAAAATCAAATAAAAATACCTTTTAAGGCTGCTGCTGAATATTTTATGGATGATTGGTTTGAAAGGCACTTTAGAACTGAAAAGCTTTTAACTTTAAAAGATAATTACGTACTGGTAGAAATGTCATACATTAATGCTCCTGTACAGCTTTATAAGATACTTTTTGATTTACAAGTAGCAGGATATATTCCTGTTCTGGCTCACCCGGAAAGATATTTGTTTTATCATAAAAACTTTAATGAATATGATAAATTAAAAAAGGCGGGGTGTAAATTTCAATTAAACTTACTTTCTGTTGTTGGGTATTATGGAAGTGAGATTAACAAGACAGCAGAACAGCTTCTAAAAAAGGGAATGTACGATTTTGCAGGAACTGATATACATCATAATAAGCATATCAGATCTTTTGAACAAAAAGTGAATGTTAGTAGTGTTTCTGTTTTGAAAGAAGTAATTGCAAATAATTCTTTTTTTAAGATTTAATACTTTTAGAGCTATCAATAAGCATTTTCTTCGCCTTGAACAATATTCATAATTGTTCTAATTATAATTTTAATATCTAATAACAAACTCCAGTTTTCTATATACCAAATATCGCATTCCACTCTATTTTCCATATCAGAGAGCTTTTTTGTTTCTCCTCGATAGCCATTTACTTGGGCCCAACCTGTAATTCCAGGTTTTGCATAATGGCGGACAGAGTAGTTATCTATTAGTTCCCCATATTCTTTAGCTAGATTGACCATATGAGGCCTTGGTCCAACAACAGACATATTTCCTAAAATAACATTGAAAAATTGAGGCAGCTCATCAATGCTTGTTTTACGCATAAAGGCCCCAAATTTTGTTATACGTGAATCTCCTTTTCCTGCCTGTTTATCGTGTGCCAAATCATTTACGTACATACTTCTAAATTTAAAACATGAAAACGATTTATTGTCACGACCAGAACGATCTTGTCTGAAAAATATTGGCCCTGGTGATTCTAATTTGATAATTAACATTACTATTGGGAATAGCCAGGGAAAGATTAAAATTATAACGAGTATCGAGAAACAGAGGTCAAATATTTTTTTTATGAGTCTGTTAATTGTTAATTCTAAAGGTTCAGGACGCAGCATTAAAACAGGTGTATTTTCGTAAAAGGCTACCTCAACCTTACTGGATTTTGTGTACAACTGGAAATCTGGAATAAATTTAATCCTTACCAAATTTTGCTCACATATTTTTGTCAGCTTATTTATTATTTCAATATTGTCTATATGCAGAGCCACATAAACTTCTTCTACTTTTTCTCTAATAATAAACTCTTGTACATCATCGAATCCTCCTGTAATAGGAATAGAATGATTTTCAATTTCATTTTTTTGATCAAAAAAACCTAAAAATTTGTATCCGTAGGTTAAATTTTTAGCTAATATCTTGCGCATCTTTTCCCCAGTTTCATTAGCCCCTACAATGATGATTTTTTTAAAATTATATCCTTTAGCTCTAATATATTTTAAGATCTTCATTAACACATAACGAGAGATCACGAGCAAAGCAAAGAAAAACAGGTAAAAGTACAATAGCCTGAGTCTGGAGATGTCTGTATATTTTAAAAGAACCACAAAAAAGACTATTAACGCAACATGCATAAAAATCTTTTTAATTGTTCTTCTTAAAATTGATTCGATATATTCTATCCTAATAATTCTATGAGAGTCTTTTTGCATCAGTAAAGCTATCCAGATTAGGTTCGCCAATAATGAAATCGTTTTTTCGTCTTTTAAAAAAAGCTTGTCTAAATCTCCAAATCTCGCCATAGCAGACAGATATATAGCAAAATTTAATAATAAAAGATCCCAGCACACAAATAAGAATTTGGAGTAACGCGAAAAACGATAACGTGATAAGTTTTGCAAAAAATTCATCTTCGGCTTATTTCTCTAGATAAGATTTGTTTTTTAGTCTGGATGACGAAAATAGTATTTTAATTATTCTTATATACTATTTTTAAATCAATTCTTGTGAAACTTTAGATTAAGGACATATTATACAATGGCTTGGTCATAAAAAAAAACGGCTCAATATATTTGAGCCGTTTTTTTTCTTTTATAAATTTAGCCGATAAGTTTCTTGAAACATCCTGCTTTCGAACTTTTTTCAACATATCCATAACCGTATTTTTGTTGCGGATTTGTATCATTAAGAACAATACACATATTTGGAAGTTTTTTGTCTCTAAAAAATCCGTTTGCAATTGATATCATTCTTTTTTCTAAAAATCTGGCTCGCATAATATACACAAAAGTATCAGCGTTTTTCGCAACCAGTAAAGTGTCTGTTACAAGACTGGATGGAGCAGTGTCAACAATAATATAATCGTATTCTTTTTTTAGTTTTTCGAATAATTGATCTACTTTTTTATTATCCATTAATAATTCAGCTGGATTTGGAGGAACTACACCTGCCGGCAGTATATAAAAATTTTCATACCCAGTATGTTTTACAATATATTGGTCAACATTATGATCATTTGATGATAAATAATTCGTTAGCCCTTCGACAGGAAGATCCATATATTCATTGAGACGTGGACTTCTAATATCCATTCCCACAAGTAAAACTCTTTTTTCCAGTAATGCAAAACTTGCTGCTAAATTCGTTGAAACAAATGTTTTTCCCTCAGAAGCAAAGGTTGAAGTTACAAATATCGTTTTAGCCTTACCTTCTTCTACCTTATTCAACATAAATCCAAGATTGGTTCTGACAATCCGAAGAGCTTCTGCAGAGCTGCTTCTGCTATTGGATTTAATTAATTCAGAAATATCATTGCAAGAAGGTATTTCGCCAATAAATGGAATTTGTGTTTTTCCTTCCAAATCATTGCTGTTTTTGATTTTGGTATCTAATAAGTCATTCGCATAAATAATCACAAATGGAACTAGCAACCCTAATAAGACTACCGCTAAATAGATAATTTTTTTCTTCGGGTTAACTGGTGTCTGTTCCGCTTTTGCGCTATCAATTACTCTTGCATTAGGCTCTGTTGCCGCAAGTGAAATTGCTGTTTCCTCTCTTTTTTGAAGTAAGTATAAATATAATTCTTCCTTTACTTTCTGCTGTCTTGCTATCCCTCTTAATTGACGTTCCTGAACTGGAATTTTAGCAATTTTATTGTTTAAAATTCCTTCTTGATTTCTAATGTTTTTATTTTGAATCTCGAGATTGGACTGGATTCGATTTAAACTAGCCGTAACACTTGATTTCAAAGAATTAATTTGCTGGTCTAATTTAATTACAGACGGGTTGTCAGTTGTTGCCGATTTTAAAATCCTGTTTCTGTCTAATACCAGTTGATTGTAGGCGCTAATTAAACCTCCTGCATCTCCTTTATCAGTAATAATATTCGAAGGAAGTAAGTCTGAATTAGTACTGTTTTTCATAAAACCTAACAATGAAGAAATGACATTTAGTTGAATTTCAGTTTCTACTCCCTTTTTATCATATTCATTTGATCCTTCGATAAATAGCTTAGCTTCAGAATTTATATCTGTTAATCTATTCGTTTTTTTAAATCCTTCTACGTTTTGTTCTACACCATCAAGTTCTTTTGTTATCAAAGAAAGTCTGTTTGAAATAAACTCAGAGGTGTTTTCTGATATTAGATTTTTATCCTCAGCAGCATCTTCAGTATAAATCTTAATCAAATTATCTAAAAATGCTTCTGCCCTATTTGCCACCGGATCTGTAATTGAAACCTCTACAATACTACTTGTTTTACTTATAGGATCAATTTTGAGTCTTTTTTTAAAATCTTCTGCAACCTCATCGAATGGTTTGATTTGAATAGAAATAGATTCAAATTGATCAGTTTTGTTGTTGTCAGACAATTGTGCTTTATCAATAATTAAAGTACCAATCTTTGTTGGTATTTTTTCTCCGTATTTAAACTCTTTTTTAGATGTTAAAATAAAATTGACATTTGCTTCATTTTCTATTTCATTCTTCAATAAAAAAGTTCCAGAACTTAACAAATTACATTTTAGTATAATTTTAGTGTCATCAAATAATTCTGTTCTATTTATAAAATTGACACTTATTGGCGCATCTTGATAGATATCTTGGTCTACTATATTTCTTTCAGCAAATAATGAAATATTAAGATTTAATTTTTTAATTGTCTTTTCTATTAGGCTTCTTGATTTTAAAATTTCAATTTCATTATCTACATTACTTTTCATGCTTCCACCAAGGCCGATATCTGAAAAGGCTGATAATTCTGAAAGTATGCCTCCTTTTTTCTCATCTTTAACCAATACGGTTGTGTGCGCTTCATATGTTCTTGTTGCATAACATAAATATGTAAAAGCTCCAACTAAACCAATAATAATGCTAAATAAAAACCAATGCCAATGAACTAAGTATTTTTCCAACTGTTCTCTAAAGTTGTCATCTTCAATTTCATCATCGATAAAATCGTTGTAATAATCTCTTTTTTGCATTTGTTTTTATTTAAAAATTAAAACTGCTAGGGAAACTAAAATAGAAACAGCGGATATAATTACAGAAGTATTGGGACCAACTGCAGATGAATTGACTTTTGTTCTATTTGGTTCAACATAAACAATATCGTTTTGAGCCAAATAATAAAGAGGCGAATTCATAAAGTCAGCTTTTGTTATATCAACTCTATTGTATGTTTTTACACCATTTGTTTCTCTAATAACAAGAATATTGTCCCTTTTACCATAAATTGTTAAATCTTTTGCCATGCTTAAAGCTTCTATTAATGTAATTCTTTCGGAAGCTACATTATAAGTCCCTGGTAAATTGACTTCACCCTGCAGCGAAACCTTAAAATTTGTTATACGAAGATTTATAATTGGTTTCTTAATATAATTACCAATCTTAT contains:
- a CDS encoding undecaprenyl-phosphate glucose phosphotransferase is translated as MARFGDLDKLFLKDEKTISLLANLIWIALLMQKDSHRIIRIEYIESILRRTIKKIFMHVALIVFFVVLLKYTDISRLRLLYFYLFFFALLVISRYVLMKILKYIRAKGYNFKKIIIVGANETGEKMRKILAKNLTYGYKFLGFFDQKNEIENHSIPITGGFDDVQEFIIREKVEEVYVALHIDNIEIINKLTKICEQNLVRIKFIPDFQLYTKSSKVEVAFYENTPVLMLRPEPLELTINRLIKKIFDLCFSILVIILIFPWLFPIVMLIIKLESPGPIFFRQDRSGRDNKSFSCFKFRSMYVNDLAHDKQAGKGDSRITKFGAFMRKTSIDELPQFFNVILGNMSVVGPRPHMVNLAKEYGELIDNYSVRHYAKPGITGWAQVNGYRGETKKLSDMENRVECDIWYIENWSLLLDIKIIIRTIMNIVQGEENAY
- a CDS encoding tyrosine-protein kinase family protein; amino-acid sequence: MQKRDYYNDFIDDEIEDDNFREQLEKYLVHWHWFLFSIIIGLVGAFTYLCYATRTYEAHTTVLVKDEKKGGILSELSAFSDIGLGGSMKSNVDNEIEILKSRSLIEKTIKKLNLNISLFAERNIVDQDIYQDAPISVNFINRTELFDDTKIILKCNLLSSGTFLLKNEIENEANVNFILTSKKEFKYGEKIPTKIGTLIIDKAQLSDNNKTDQFESISIQIKPFDEVAEDFKKRLKIDPISKTSSIVEVSITDPVANRAEAFLDNLIKIYTEDAAEDKNLISENTSEFISNRLSLITKELDGVEQNVEGFKKTNRLTDINSEAKLFIEGSNEYDKKGVETEIQLNVISSLLGFMKNSTNSDLLPSNIITDKGDAGGLISAYNQLVLDRNRILKSATTDNPSVIKLDQQINSLKSSVTASLNRIQSNLEIQNKNIRNQEGILNNKIAKIPVQERQLRGIARQQKVKEELYLYLLQKREETAISLAATEPNARVIDSAKAEQTPVNPKKKIIYLAVVLLGLLVPFVIIYANDLLDTKIKNSNDLEGKTQIPFIGEIPSCNDISELIKSNSRSSSAEALRIVRTNLGFMLNKVEEGKAKTIFVTSTFASEGKTFVSTNLAASFALLEKRVLLVGMDIRSPRLNEYMDLPVEGLTNYLSSNDHNVDQYIVKHTGYENFYILPAGVVPPNPAELLMDNKKVDQLFEKLKKEYDYIIVDTAPSSLVTDTLLVAKNADTFVYIMRARFLEKRMISIANGFFRDKKLPNMCIVLNDTNPQQKYGYGYVEKSSKAGCFKKLIG
- a CDS encoding polysaccharide biosynthesis/export family protein → MKSKINFLMRNISFLSIILILFSCASKKDLIYYQNIDSLETKQNENSYEVKIQPDDLLMIIVSADDPEAALPFNLKTYSISNNNKLDVTRGQETVQTYLVDSKGNIEFPIVGSIKIGGLTRTEALQLLQNKIGNYIKKPIINLRITNFKVSLQGEVNLPGTYNVASERITLIEALSMAKDLTIYGKRDNILVIRETNGVKTYNRVDITKADFMNSPLYYLAQNDIVYVEPNRTKVNSSAVGPNTSVIISAVSILVSLAVLIFK